From Humibacter ginsenosidimutans, a single genomic window includes:
- the ilvD gene encoding dihydroxy-acid dehydratase — translation MPEIDMKPRSRVVTDGIEATTSRGMLRAVGMGDEDWDKPQIGIASSWNEITPCNLSLDRLAQAAKEGVHGGGGYPLEFGTVSVSDGISMGHEGMHFSLVSREVICDSVETVMMAERLDGSVLLAGCDKSIPGMLMAAARLDLASVFLYAGSIAPGWVKLSDGTEKDVTIIDSFEAVGACKAGTMSLEDLKRIECAIAPGEGACGGMYTANTMASVAEALGMSYPGSAAPPSADRRRDYYAHRSGEAVVNMLRLGLTSRDILTKEAFENAITVAMALGGSTNVVLHLLAIAREAEVELTLDDFNRIGDKVPHIADMKPFGKYVMNDVDRHGGIPVLMKALLDAGLLHGDCITVTGKTVAENLAELDPAPLDGEVLHTLDNPLHPTGGLTILKGTFAPDGAVVKTAGFDAAVFEGPARVFEREREAMDALTRGEIGHGDVVVIRYEGPKGGPGMREMLAITAAIKGAGLGKDVLLLTDGRFSGGTTGLCIGHIAPEAVDAGPIAFVRDGDLIRVDIAARSLDLLVDESELASRREGWEPLPPRYTRGVLAKYSKLVHSAAEGAITG, via the coding sequence ATGCCAGAGATCGACATGAAGCCGCGCAGTCGCGTCGTCACTGACGGCATCGAGGCCACCACCAGCCGCGGGATGCTCCGCGCGGTCGGCATGGGCGACGAGGACTGGGACAAACCCCAGATCGGCATCGCGAGCTCGTGGAACGAGATCACCCCGTGCAACCTCTCGCTCGACCGCCTCGCCCAGGCCGCGAAGGAAGGCGTGCACGGCGGGGGCGGATACCCCCTCGAGTTCGGCACGGTCTCGGTTTCCGACGGCATCTCGATGGGTCACGAGGGCATGCACTTCTCGCTGGTCTCGCGGGAGGTGATCTGCGACTCGGTCGAGACCGTGATGATGGCCGAGCGGCTCGACGGCTCCGTGCTGCTGGCAGGCTGCGACAAGTCGATCCCCGGCATGCTCATGGCGGCCGCTCGCCTCGACCTGGCATCGGTGTTCCTCTACGCCGGCTCGATCGCTCCCGGCTGGGTGAAGCTCAGCGACGGCACCGAGAAGGACGTCACCATCATCGACTCGTTCGAGGCCGTCGGCGCGTGCAAGGCCGGCACCATGAGTCTCGAAGATCTCAAGCGCATCGAGTGCGCGATTGCTCCTGGCGAGGGTGCCTGCGGCGGCATGTACACGGCCAACACCATGGCGTCCGTCGCCGAGGCGCTCGGCATGAGCTACCCCGGCTCGGCGGCACCGCCCTCGGCCGACCGTCGTCGCGACTACTACGCGCACCGCTCCGGTGAGGCCGTCGTGAACATGCTGCGCCTCGGGCTCACCTCGCGCGACATCCTCACCAAGGAGGCGTTCGAGAACGCCATCACCGTGGCGATGGCGCTCGGGGGCTCGACCAACGTGGTGCTGCACCTGCTGGCGATCGCCCGCGAGGCGGAGGTCGAGCTCACGCTCGACGACTTCAACCGCATCGGCGACAAGGTTCCGCACATCGCCGACATGAAGCCCTTCGGCAAGTACGTGATGAACGACGTCGACCGGCACGGCGGCATCCCGGTGCTCATGAAGGCTCTGCTCGACGCGGGTCTGCTGCACGGCGACTGCATCACCGTCACGGGCAAGACGGTGGCCGAGAACCTCGCCGAGCTCGACCCCGCGCCGCTCGACGGCGAGGTGCTGCACACGCTCGACAACCCGCTGCACCCCACCGGCGGACTCACAATTCTCAAGGGCACGTTCGCGCCAGACGGCGCCGTCGTGAAGACGGCCGGCTTCGACGCCGCCGTCTTCGAGGGACCGGCACGCGTGTTCGAGCGGGAGCGCGAGGCGATGGATGCCCTCACCCGCGGCGAGATCGGCCACGGGGACGTCGTGGTGATCCGCTACGAGGGCCCGAAGGGCGGTCCTGGCATGCGCGAGATGCTCGCCATCACCGCCGCCATCAAGGGCGCGGGCCTCGGCAAGGATGTACTACTCTTGACAGACGGACGATTCTCAGGCGGCACAACCGGCCTGTGCATCGGCCACATAGCACCCGAAGCAGTGGACGCTGGTCCCATTGCCTTCGTGCGCGATGGTGATCTGATACGGGTCGATATCGCTGCTCGCTCGCTCGACCTACTTGTCGACGAGTCCGAGCTGGCCTCCCGCCGGGAAGGCTGGGAGCCTCTACCTCCGCGCTATACCCGTGGCGTTCTCGCGAAATACTCCAAGCTCGTGCACTCCGCAGCGGAAGGCGCGATCACGGGGTAG
- the ilvN gene encoding acetolactate synthase small subunit, which yields MSTHVLSLLVEDKAGLLTRVAGLFARRGFNISSLAVGVSEVPGLSRITVVVDVEDAPLEQVTKQLNKLINVIKIVELDTDQSVQREHLLIKVRVDHTTRSQVLEAVNLFRARVVDVATDALVIEVTGDTGKTEALLRVLEPYGIKEMAQSGLLAIGRGSKSITDRVFKN from the coding sequence ATGTCGACACACGTGCTGTCCCTGCTCGTCGAAGACAAGGCAGGTCTGCTCACCAGGGTCGCCGGCCTGTTCGCCCGACGGGGCTTCAACATCTCCTCTCTCGCCGTTGGCGTGAGCGAGGTGCCCGGGCTCTCCCGCATCACCGTGGTGGTCGACGTCGAGGATGCTCCGCTCGAGCAGGTCACCAAGCAGCTCAACAAGCTGATCAACGTGATCAAGATCGTGGAGCTCGACACCGATCAGTCCGTGCAGCGCGAGCACCTGCTCATCAAGGTGCGCGTCGACCACACGACGAGATCGCAGGTGCTCGAGGCCGTGAACCTGTTCCGCGCTCGCGTCGTCGACGTGGCCACCGACGCGCTCGTCATCGAGGTGACGGGCGACACCGGCAAGACCGAGGCGCTGCTGCGGGTGCTCGAACCCTACGGCATCAAGGAGATGGCGCAGTCCGGTCTGCTCGCCATCGGCCGCGGCTCGAAGTCGATCACCGACCGCGTCTTCAAGAACTAG
- a CDS encoding sugar phosphate isomerase/epimerase family protein, with product MIAIGMSTSCVYPHSVESAFATAAHLGFDGIEVMVSRDPGTQDAAALLALSARHRLPVLSVHAPVLFFTQLVWGLDPLHKLERAALLARDVGAPTVVVHPPFHWQRRYARSFTTAIRSIADRTGIELAVENMFPWNIGGRRRAVYSPGWDPLTIDCDAATLDFSHAALAGRDSLELALRLGERLRHVHLCDGSRSVYEGGVLDEHLVPGDGRQPVAGVLRLLVRRGWKGSVVAEVASHGRSRAERDERLARTLSFARETLAASSRRDDSQRSDRRVR from the coding sequence ATGATCGCGATCGGTATGAGCACCTCATGCGTATACCCGCACTCGGTCGAGTCTGCCTTCGCCACGGCTGCGCACCTCGGCTTCGACGGCATCGAGGTCATGGTCTCCCGTGACCCCGGAACGCAGGATGCCGCCGCCCTGCTCGCCCTCTCGGCCCGCCACCGCCTGCCCGTGCTCTCCGTGCACGCGCCGGTGCTGTTCTTCACGCAACTCGTGTGGGGCCTCGACCCGCTGCACAAGCTCGAGCGGGCCGCGCTGCTGGCACGCGACGTCGGGGCGCCGACCGTCGTCGTGCATCCGCCGTTCCACTGGCAGCGACGCTACGCGCGCTCCTTCACGACGGCGATCCGGTCGATCGCCGACCGCACCGGCATCGAGCTCGCGGTGGAGAACATGTTCCCGTGGAACATCGGCGGACGGCGCAGAGCCGTCTACTCGCCCGGCTGGGATCCGCTGACAATCGACTGCGACGCGGCCACGCTCGACTTCTCCCACGCGGCGCTCGCCGGTCGTGACAGCCTGGAGCTCGCACTCCGTCTCGGCGAACGTCTTCGCCACGTGCACCTGTGCGACGGCAGCCGCTCGGTGTACGAGGGCGGCGTGCTCGACGAACACCTGGTTCCCGGCGACGGACGCCAGCCCGTCGCCGGAGTGCTGCGCCTGTTGGTTCGACGCGGGTGGAAGGGCAGCGTCGTCGCTGAGGTCGCCTCTCACGGGCGAAGCCGCGCGGAACGCGACGAACGTCTCGCGCGCACACTCTCGTTCGCCAGAGAGACGCTGGCCGCGTCGAGTCGACGCGATGATTCGCAACGGAGCGATCGCCGGGTACGGTGA
- a CDS encoding copper homeostasis protein CutC yields MPQPAIEIAVQDLEGVRIALGEGADRIELCTALGVGGLTPSAALIERAGELARDAGRNSFVHVLVRPRAGGFDYSAGELDLIALDVRRARALGAGGVVIGALDGQQRVNLPGVAGLIAAADGLDVTFHRAIDVAADAADAVPALADAGVRRILTSGTAPRAVDGVEVLRHWVEAAGDRIEVMAGGGIDDGQIPAIAAAGVEAVHLSARHTVTGAASGPGGGHPEYETTDAAAVRRAVAAVRALSS; encoded by the coding sequence ATGCCCCAGCCCGCCATCGAGATCGCCGTTCAAGACCTCGAGGGTGTGCGCATCGCGCTCGGCGAAGGCGCCGACCGCATCGAGCTCTGCACGGCGCTGGGTGTGGGCGGTCTGACCCCGAGTGCTGCACTGATCGAGCGGGCGGGGGAGCTGGCCCGCGATGCCGGACGGAATTCCTTCGTGCATGTTCTCGTGAGGCCGCGGGCGGGCGGCTTCGACTATTCGGCCGGAGAGCTCGATCTGATCGCCCTTGACGTTCGGCGCGCACGCGCCCTCGGCGCAGGCGGGGTCGTGATCGGGGCCCTCGACGGGCAGCAGCGAGTCAACCTGCCCGGCGTGGCAGGTCTCATCGCCGCAGCGGATGGCCTCGACGTCACCTTTCACCGCGCCATCGATGTCGCCGCCGATGCGGCAGACGCCGTGCCCGCGCTGGCGGATGCCGGGGTGCGCCGCATCCTCACCTCGGGCACCGCGCCTCGGGCGGTCGACGGTGTGGAGGTGCTCCGGCACTGGGTCGAGGCGGCAGGCGACCGCATCGAGGTGATGGCGGGCGGCGGCATCGATGACGGGCAGATCCCCGCGATCGCGGCGGCCGGGGTCGAGGCCGTGCATCTCTCGGCGCGCCACACCGTGACCGGAGCGGCGAGCGGGCCCGGCGGCGGGCATCCCGAGTACGAGACGACGGACGCCGCAGCCGTGCGTCGTGCGGTCGCTGCGGTGCGCGCCCTCAGCAGCTGA
- the otsB gene encoding trehalose-phosphatase, which produces MATTSADAQALKDALARLAATPRLLVALDFDGTVSPLVDNPSDSRVLPEARAALTELERMPDTWFAFVSGRPLANLVRVTEADDEVLLIASHGVEVRLEGGAVDVGLDDDEQARLAALSARLDAIVARTPGSKLEHKPVGLGLHTRGVPAEAAARADEAARDAAREVGGTFLERAGKDILEFSVRDATKGDGLQRLRRHVDATGMLFAGDDVTDEDGFAALGHDDIGIKVGQGETRARFRVADPDAVAGLLSQLVSLRRR; this is translated from the coding sequence GTGGCGACGACTTCTGCCGACGCGCAGGCGCTGAAGGATGCGCTCGCGCGGCTGGCCGCGACGCCTCGCCTTCTCGTCGCCCTCGACTTCGACGGCACCGTGAGCCCTCTCGTCGACAATCCCTCGGACTCGCGCGTGCTGCCTGAGGCGCGCGCGGCGCTGACCGAGCTCGAACGGATGCCCGACACCTGGTTCGCTTTCGTCTCCGGTCGCCCGCTGGCGAACCTCGTGCGGGTCACGGAGGCCGACGACGAAGTGCTCCTGATCGCCTCGCACGGTGTGGAGGTGCGACTGGAAGGCGGCGCAGTCGACGTCGGGCTCGACGACGATGAACAGGCGCGTCTCGCAGCGCTGTCCGCTCGGCTCGACGCCATCGTCGCCCGCACGCCGGGCTCGAAGCTCGAGCACAAGCCGGTCGGTCTTGGACTGCACACCAGGGGCGTGCCCGCCGAGGCCGCAGCCCGCGCCGATGAGGCCGCGCGGGACGCTGCCCGCGAGGTCGGCGGAACGTTTCTCGAGAGGGCGGGCAAGGACATCCTCGAGTTCTCCGTGCGCGACGCCACGAAAGGCGACGGGCTCCAGCGGCTCCGACGGCACGTCGACGCCACCGGCATGCTCTTCGCCGGCGACGACGTGACCGACGAAGACGGGTTCGCCGCGCTGGGCCACGATGACATCGGAATCAAGGTCGGCCAGGGGGAGACGCGGGCTCGGTTCCGCGTCGCCGATCCCGATGCCGTGGCTGGGCTTCTGAGCCAGCTCGTCAGCCTGCGCCGTCGGTGA
- a CDS encoding ATP-dependent DNA ligase — translation MLLNELVVTSQAVAATRSRLAKVDALAALLSRLAPDEVVIAVGLLLGGPRQGRLGVGWRSAAGIDVAPVAVPALTLLEVDETFERLAAVSGNGSAATRADMLAGLMVRAAADEQRFLVHVLLGEMRTGALEGVLIDAIAAATGVPVAQVRRAAMLSGSLAATAALALGPDAAALADVSLRVGVAVRPMLAASAATVSEALEATGGASVEYKLDGARIQVHRDGDEVHVFTRSLADITHRVPEVVDAVRRLELQTAIFDGETLTLDEAGVPRPFQQTMSRFGADAAREALLRPWFFDLLHLDGRDLLDEPQSQRRAELLRVAPDLTIPGVTTEDPAVAEAFSLEALAQGHEGVVVKASDAPYTAGRRGSGWVKVKPVHTYDLVVLACEWGSGRRQGWLSNLHLGAYDPTGEFGDPGGFVMVGKTFKGLTDELLSWQTERFTQLEVRRTRGTVWVEPVTVVEIAIDGVQASPRYPGGIALRFARVKRYRDDKRADEADTIQTLRSLLRV, via the coding sequence GTGCTGTTGAACGAGCTGGTCGTCACCTCGCAGGCCGTCGCGGCGACGCGGTCGAGGCTGGCGAAAGTGGATGCCCTCGCCGCGCTCCTCTCGCGTCTGGCACCCGATGAGGTGGTCATCGCCGTCGGCCTGCTGCTCGGCGGTCCGCGGCAGGGGCGTCTCGGCGTGGGCTGGCGCTCTGCCGCAGGGATCGATGTCGCTCCGGTGGCCGTTCCCGCGCTCACGCTGCTCGAGGTCGACGAGACCTTCGAACGCCTGGCCGCGGTGTCGGGCAACGGCTCAGCCGCCACGCGCGCCGACATGCTCGCCGGCCTGATGGTCCGCGCGGCGGCTGACGAGCAGCGGTTTCTGGTGCACGTGCTTCTCGGCGAGATGCGCACCGGCGCCCTGGAGGGCGTGTTGATCGATGCGATCGCCGCGGCGACGGGCGTTCCCGTGGCGCAGGTGCGCCGGGCGGCCATGCTGTCGGGCAGCCTCGCCGCCACGGCAGCTCTCGCCCTCGGCCCCGATGCCGCGGCGCTCGCCGACGTCTCGCTTCGCGTGGGAGTCGCGGTGCGACCGATGTTGGCGGCATCCGCCGCGACCGTCTCCGAGGCGCTCGAAGCGACGGGTGGGGCCTCGGTCGAGTACAAGCTCGACGGGGCGCGCATCCAGGTGCACCGCGACGGCGACGAGGTGCACGTGTTCACGCGCAGTCTCGCCGACATCACGCACCGTGTGCCCGAGGTGGTCGATGCGGTGCGTCGGCTTGAACTGCAGACGGCGATCTTCGACGGTGAGACGCTGACGCTCGACGAAGCGGGTGTTCCGCGCCCGTTCCAGCAGACGATGTCGCGGTTCGGAGCAGACGCGGCCCGCGAGGCGCTTCTGCGACCGTGGTTCTTCGACCTTCTCCACCTCGACGGCCGCGACCTGCTCGACGAGCCGCAGTCGCAGCGCCGGGCCGAACTGCTGCGCGTCGCGCCGGACTTGACCATCCCCGGTGTGACGACGGAGGATCCGGCGGTCGCCGAGGCGTTCTCGCTCGAGGCGCTCGCCCAGGGGCACGAGGGCGTCGTGGTCAAGGCGTCCGACGCCCCGTACACGGCAGGCAGGCGCGGCTCGGGCTGGGTGAAGGTGAAGCCCGTGCACACGTACGACCTCGTCGTGCTGGCGTGCGAATGGGGGTCGGGCCGTCGACAGGGCTGGCTCTCCAACCTGCACCTCGGTGCCTACGATCCGACAGGCGAGTTCGGCGATCCAGGCGGGTTCGTGATGGTCGGCAAGACGTTCAAGGGTCTCACCGACGAGTTGCTCAGCTGGCAGACGGAACGCTTCACGCAGCTCGAGGTGCGCAGAACCCGTGGAACGGTGTGGGTCGAGCCGGTGACGGTGGTGGAGATCGCGATCGACGGGGTGCAGGCATCCCCGCGCTACCCGGGCGGAATCGCGTTGCGGTTCGCCCGCGTCAAGCGCTACCGGGACGACAAGCGAGCCGATGAGGCGGACACCATCCAGACGCTTCGCTCACTGCTGCGGGTCTGA
- a CDS encoding NAD-dependent epimerase/dehydratase family protein translates to MRILLAGGAGAIGRELTPALVAAGHEVWATSRSAAKGSVIAGAGGHPLVMDVYDVASIDAAFEAARPDVLLHELTDLGEYDVAANSRIRIEGTSALLDAAAGHGVERVIAQSISWVVADGDSLAEETEPLRPGIAPGAPELEQAVLAQPHGVVLRYGQFYGPGTWRSSQTPATPEALRLALAPMAEVSSFVHVADAAAATVLALGWPGGVVNVVDDEPAIAAEWMPVLAAALGAPSPEVPASLPHGRPISNALARSRGFAPRFASWREGFVSPDGGVVRSATAL, encoded by the coding sequence TCGTGAGCTCACCCCAGCACTGGTGGCGGCCGGACACGAGGTGTGGGCCACCAGCCGCTCGGCTGCCAAGGGAAGCGTCATCGCGGGGGCGGGCGGGCATCCACTGGTCATGGACGTCTACGACGTCGCGTCGATCGATGCGGCGTTCGAGGCGGCGCGGCCCGACGTGCTGCTGCACGAGCTGACCGACCTCGGCGAGTACGACGTCGCGGCGAACTCGCGCATCCGCATCGAGGGAACCTCCGCGCTTCTGGATGCCGCCGCCGGCCACGGTGTCGAACGGGTCATCGCGCAGAGCATCAGCTGGGTCGTCGCCGACGGAGACTCGCTCGCCGAAGAGACGGAGCCGCTGCGGCCCGGCATCGCGCCCGGAGCGCCGGAGCTCGAGCAGGCGGTGCTCGCTCAGCCGCACGGCGTCGTGCTGCGCTACGGCCAGTTCTACGGCCCGGGAACGTGGCGCAGTTCGCAGACGCCGGCCACTCCCGAAGCCCTTCGGCTCGCGCTCGCGCCGATGGCCGAGGTGAGCAGCTTCGTGCACGTGGCCGACGCGGCGGCGGCCACCGTACTCGCGCTGGGCTGGCCGGGCGGTGTCGTGAACGTCGTCGACGACGAGCCTGCGATCGCCGCCGAGTGGATGCCCGTGCTCGCCGCAGCCCTCGGAGCCCCGTCTCCCGAGGTCCCGGCCTCGCTCCCCCACGGACGCCCCATCTCGAACGCGCTGGCCCGCTCCCGCGGCTTCGCCCCGCGCTTCGCGAGCTGGCGCGAGGGATTCGTCTCCCCCGATGGCGGCGTCGTCAGAAGCGCGACGGCGCTCTGA
- a CDS encoding acetolactate synthase large subunit, whose protein sequence is MTTEPRAVPTSAVHSAGSGDTSSKPELITGSAAILRSLAHLGVTDVFGIPGGAVIPFYDELMAQDAIRHILVRHEQGAGHAAEGYASASRRVGVAIATSGPGATNLVTAIADAHMDSVPTLFITGQVFSTLMGTDAFQEADIVGITMPITKHSFLVRDAADIPATIAAAYHIASTGRPGPVLVDVTKDAQQNLMEFSWPPVVDLPGYRPVTKAHGKQVHAAARLLAESSKPVLYVGGGVVRAEASDELLVLAEETGAPVVTTLMARGAFPDSHKQHLGMPGMHGTVAAVLALQDADLIISLGARFDDRVTGKVSEFAPHAKIVHVDVDPAEISKIRHADVPIVGDAKDVIADLTSAFEHEVAAVGKPDLGDWWAKLDGLRTQFPLGYSPTTDGLLAPEGIIQRIGELTGPEGVYVAGVGQHQMWTAQFIKYERPNAFLNSGGAGTMGYAVPAAMGAKVSQPDRVVWAIDGDGCFQMTNQELATCTINDIPIKVAIINNSSLGMVRQWQTLFYDGRHSFTDLNTGHETAMIPDFLKLAEAYGALGIRVTKEEEIDDAIKLALETNDRPVVIDFIVSRDAMVWPMVPQGVSNSNVQYAKDHAPTWGEE, encoded by the coding sequence ATGACAACGGAACCTCGAGCCGTGCCTACGTCGGCAGTGCACTCTGCCGGGTCAGGCGACACCTCATCCAAACCAGAGCTGATCACCGGATCCGCCGCGATCCTCCGCTCGCTCGCGCACCTCGGCGTCACCGACGTCTTCGGCATTCCCGGCGGCGCCGTCATCCCGTTCTACGACGAGCTGATGGCTCAGGACGCCATCCGCCACATCCTCGTCCGCCACGAGCAGGGTGCCGGGCACGCAGCGGAGGGCTACGCCAGCGCATCGCGCAGGGTCGGCGTCGCCATCGCGACCTCGGGCCCCGGCGCCACCAACCTCGTGACGGCCATCGCCGACGCGCACATGGACTCGGTGCCCACCCTGTTCATCACGGGCCAGGTCTTCTCCACCCTGATGGGGACCGATGCCTTCCAAGAGGCCGACATCGTCGGCATCACCATGCCGATCACGAAGCACTCCTTCCTGGTGAGGGATGCGGCGGACATCCCCGCAACGATCGCCGCTGCCTACCACATCGCCTCGACCGGTCGCCCGGGTCCTGTGCTCGTGGACGTGACGAAGGACGCGCAGCAGAACCTGATGGAGTTCAGCTGGCCGCCCGTCGTCGACCTGCCCGGCTATCGCCCGGTCACCAAAGCGCACGGCAAGCAGGTGCACGCGGCGGCACGTCTGCTCGCGGAGTCGAGCAAGCCCGTGCTCTACGTGGGCGGCGGGGTCGTGCGGGCCGAGGCGTCCGACGAGCTCCTCGTGCTCGCCGAAGAGACGGGTGCGCCCGTGGTCACGACGCTGATGGCACGCGGGGCGTTCCCCGACTCCCACAAGCAGCACCTCGGCATGCCGGGCATGCACGGAACGGTGGCCGCGGTGCTCGCGCTGCAGGACGCCGACCTGATCATCTCGCTCGGCGCACGTTTCGACGACCGCGTCACCGGCAAGGTGTCGGAGTTCGCTCCGCACGCCAAGATCGTGCACGTCGACGTCGACCCGGCCGAGATCTCGAAGATCCGGCACGCCGACGTTCCGATCGTGGGCGATGCCAAAGACGTGATCGCCGATCTCACCTCCGCGTTCGAGCACGAGGTGGCAGCCGTGGGCAAGCCCGACCTCGGCGACTGGTGGGCCAAGCTCGACGGGCTGCGCACGCAGTTCCCGCTCGGCTACTCGCCGACCACCGACGGCCTGCTCGCGCCGGAGGGGATCATTCAGCGCATCGGCGAGCTCACCGGCCCGGAGGGCGTGTACGTCGCGGGCGTCGGTCAGCACCAGATGTGGACAGCGCAGTTCATCAAGTACGAGCGGCCGAACGCATTCCTCAACTCGGGCGGTGCGGGCACGATGGGCTACGCGGTGCCGGCAGCGATGGGCGCGAAGGTGTCGCAGCCCGACCGTGTGGTGTGGGCGATCGACGGTGACGGATGCTTCCAGATGACCAATCAGGAGCTCGCCACCTGCACGATCAACGACATCCCGATCAAGGTCGCCATCATCAACAACTCGTCGCTCGGCATGGTGCGTCAGTGGCAGACGCTGTTCTACGACGGCCGCCACTCGTTCACCGACCTCAACACCGGGCACGAGACGGCGATGATCCCCGACTTCCTCAAGCTGGCGGAGGCGTACGGTGCCCTGGGCATCCGCGTCACCAAAGAAGAGGAGATCGACGACGCGATCAAGCTGGCGCTGGAGACGAACGACCGCCCGGTCGTCATCGACTTCATCGTGAGCCGCGACGCGATGGTCTGGCCCATGGTGCCGCAGGGGGTCAGCAACTCGAACGTGCAATACGCCAAAGACCATGCACCGACCTGGGGAGAGGAGTAA
- the ilvC gene encoding ketol-acid reductoisomerase, translated as MAEIYYDNDADLTIIQGKKVLVVGYGSQGHAHAQNLRDSGVEVRIGLQEGSKSTQRAQEAGFQVVTPAEGTSWADVIVILAPDQVQRHLYANDIAPNISAGKALVFGHGFNIRFGYITAPDSVDVVMVAPKGPGHTVRREYVAGRGVPVIVAVENDATGNAWPLALSYAKGIGGLRAGGIKTTFTEETETDLFGEQAVLCGGVSHLIQAGFETLTAAGYQPEIAYFEVLHEMKLIVDLIWEGGISKMRWSVSDTAEYGDYVSGPRVVDEHTKAAMKGILDDIQSGAFAERFIADQDAGAPEFLADRKAGEDHPIESTGRELRKLFAWNSSNDDDYVDGEVAR; from the coding sequence ATGGCTGAGATCTACTACGACAACGATGCTGATCTGACGATCATCCAGGGCAAGAAGGTGCTCGTCGTCGGCTACGGCTCGCAGGGCCACGCCCACGCGCAGAACCTGCGCGACTCCGGCGTCGAGGTGCGCATCGGTCTGCAGGAGGGCTCCAAGTCCACCCAGCGTGCGCAGGAGGCCGGCTTCCAGGTCGTCACGCCCGCCGAGGGCACGAGCTGGGCCGACGTCATCGTCATCCTCGCGCCCGACCAGGTGCAGCGCCACCTCTACGCGAACGACATCGCTCCGAACATCTCGGCCGGCAAGGCCCTCGTGTTCGGTCACGGCTTCAACATCCGGTTCGGCTACATCACGGCTCCCGACAGCGTCGACGTCGTCATGGTCGCCCCGAAGGGGCCGGGCCACACCGTGCGCCGCGAGTACGTCGCGGGCCGCGGCGTCCCCGTGATCGTGGCCGTCGAGAACGACGCCACTGGCAACGCGTGGCCGCTCGCCCTCAGCTACGCCAAGGGCATCGGCGGACTGCGTGCAGGCGGCATCAAGACCACGTTCACCGAAGAGACCGAGACCGACCTCTTCGGCGAGCAGGCCGTGCTGTGCGGTGGGGTTTCGCACCTCATCCAGGCCGGCTTCGAGACGCTGACCGCCGCCGGCTACCAGCCGGAGATCGCCTACTTCGAGGTGCTTCACGAGATGAAGCTCATCGTCGACCTCATCTGGGAGGGCGGCATCTCCAAGATGCGCTGGAGCGTCTCCGACACGGCGGAGTACGGCGACTACGTCTCCGGCCCGCGCGTCGTCGACGAGCACACCAAGGCGGCCATGAAGGGCATCCTCGACGACATCCAGTCGGGTGCGTTCGCCGAGCGCTTCATCGCCGATCAGGATGCCGGTGCGCCGGAGTTCCTCGCCGACCGCAAGGCGGGCGAAGACCACCCCATCGAGTCGACCGGCCGCGAGCTGCGCAAGCTCTTCGCGTGGAACTCGTCGAACGACGACGACTACGTCGACGGCGAAGTCGCTCGCTGA